Genomic segment of bacterium:
TTTGAGAATCACTCATTAACTCAGTAAGTTCATCACCCCTCTTTTTAATATTATCTAATTTGTCTAATAACATAATACTCCGTTGAAAGAAAATCCGAAATCCTAAATCCGAAACTCGAAACAAATCCTAAATTTAAATTTTCGAAATCCAAAACATTGTTTTTGAGCATTTGTATTTTTGTTATTTGATATTGTTTCGTATTTCGTGCTTCGTGCTTCGAATTTGCCCTTTTTTATTTAGAGATTATATTTTTTCTTAAATTTGTCAACTCTTCCAGCACTGTCAATAAACTTTTGTTTACCTGTGTAAAAGGGATGACACTTTGAACAAATTTCTACTCTGATATTTTTTTTTGTAGAACGTGTATTGATAACTTCTCCACAGGCACATGTAATAGTAGTCTCATAATATTCTGGATGAACACCTTTTTTCATAATAGTTTTTCCCTTATTTTGTTTTAACTGGAGATAATGATAACATACACTTTATATCGCTTCAATTACTTATTGACTGAAACTACTAACAAAGCTATTATAGCTTTGTTAATTCTTAGTTTTGAATTCTTAATTTTTAATTGCCTTTTTAATTCAAAATTTAAAATTAATAATTGATA
This window contains:
- the rpmE gene encoding 50S ribosomal protein L31; protein product: MKKGVHPEYYETTITCACGEVINTRSTKKNIRVEICSKCHPFYTGKQKFIDSAGRVDKFKKKYNL